Proteins from a genomic interval of Desulfatiglans sp.:
- a CDS encoding CAP domain-containing protein — protein sequence MTNTGSQYYVRDKMLIFIKTRKRYLRVPLLFILFYLYVTPCGGQQITENIIDTTSTWINQCRTQKDIETLIIDQKLNSVAASHSMKMVELDMLSDSSKELGTPFERIKSAGLTDINNLVVVSKAKNIDLLQNQLESPENLLKILSPEMTHMGIGVKQDSAGEFWLTIHMSERAITFAEFILSQSYTEDAQRSITIKGNSLSKRIKVILASTETLYPKVDVDQIILPQPNGDFEITLNFGEATGSFDFEFYVEKDGGYKLMNFFNISI from the coding sequence ATGACTAATACAGGTTCACAGTACTATGTGAGAGATAAAATGCTTATATTCATCAAAACACGCAAAAGATATCTCAGAGTTCCTCTTTTATTTATCTTGTTTTATCTTTATGTCACCCCCTGCGGGGGGCAGCAGATTACCGAAAATATAATTGATACAACATCTACATGGATCAATCAGTGCCGCACCCAAAAGGACATTGAGACACTCATAATAGACCAGAAGTTAAACAGTGTTGCTGCGTCGCATAGTATGAAAATGGTTGAACTTGATATGCTCTCTGACAGTAGTAAGGAATTGGGGACGCCATTTGAAAGGATCAAATCAGCAGGTCTTACAGATATAAACAACCTTGTTGTTGTATCAAAAGCAAAAAATATTGACCTCCTGCAAAATCAACTGGAATCCCCTGAAAACCTTTTAAAAATACTATCCCCTGAAATGACCCATATGGGTATCGGTGTAAAGCAGGATTCAGCGGGTGAATTCTGGCTGACCATTCATATGTCTGAACGGGCTATAACCTTTGCTGAATTTATCCTCAGTCAATCCTACACAGAAGATGCGCAGCGTTCCATTACAATTAAAGGTAATAGCTTATCCAAAAGGATAAAGGTTATACTCGCCTCTACTGAAACCTTATATCCAAAGGTTGATGTTGATCAGATTATATTGCCACAACCCAATGGTGATTTTGAGATTACCTTGAATTTTGGTGAAGCAACCGGGAGTTTTGATTTTGAATTCTATGTGGAAAAGGATGGGGGCTATAAACTAATGAATTTTTTTAACATCAGTATCTGA
- a CDS encoding transglutaminase family protein, which produces MKHTYTIIVPTGLSSLTLITTPPDNYVLPNNTQSITERNYTFSVTPSVEDSTDTYGNDFKRFKWTNPKQGTITVTDSYMVTTSSDWNRFVTSDRFPFDSSGLPDLITAYMKPSGEVQSDHPIFINLVNSLTAGLTTQWEVLKTLNGWIMDNIYYGSNPYGHDALSTFALKYGNCANYAHIALAMIRAAGIPARITHGYSLHKSYSLPTGSAPVDADWGEGTHAWIEVYYPSLGWVPYDPQRDLHHVDTHRVLWGRGSDAKGIVGGTYWTFSSVPSGYPNTYHSLNVNWIEDSIALSYIKSTNEINSKSFSSKVTYIDYDADSDEDKILDWWEQQIIDYSQTDEITSFADVLPEDDFDGDNFSNMKEYQKETDPTDPDSHPPRTMPWLMLLLDD; this is translated from the coding sequence ATGAAGCATACCTATACTATTATAGTCCCAACAGGTCTCTCCTCTCTTACTTTAATCACCACGCCGCCTGATAACTATGTCTTACCTAACAATACACAGAGTATCACAGAAAGGAATTACACATTTTCTGTAACACCTTCTGTGGAAGATTCTACAGATACCTATGGAAATGATTTTAAAAGGTTTAAATGGACAAATCCAAAGCAGGGCACTATTACTGTTACTGATAGTTATATGGTTACAACAAGCTCTGACTGGAACAGATTTGTGACAAGTGATAGATTCCCGTTTGACAGTTCAGGTCTGCCTGACTTGATCACAGCATACATGAAGCCTTCAGGCGAGGTACAGTCAGATCATCCCATTTTTATAAACCTGGTAAATTCCCTCACAGCCGGTCTTACTACCCAGTGGGAGGTATTGAAGACCCTGAACGGGTGGATTATGGATAATATCTACTATGGCTCAAACCCATATGGGCACGACGCCCTCTCCACCTTTGCGTTAAAATATGGCAACTGCGCCAACTATGCACATATAGCCCTGGCTATGATAAGGGCAGCAGGGATCCCGGCCAGGATTACACATGGATACTCACTGCATAAATCCTATTCTCTCCCCACAGGGAGTGCCCCGGTAGATGCAGACTGGGGAGAGGGTACCCATGCATGGATAGAGGTCTATTATCCCTCTCTCGGGTGGGTGCCATATGATCCGCAGCGCGATCTTCATCATGTAGATACCCACAGGGTACTATGGGGCAGAGGGTCAGATGCAAAAGGTATCGTCGGAGGAACATACTGGACCTTCAGCTCTGTTCCTTCAGGGTACCCTAATACCTATCATTCCCTGAATGTTAACTGGATAGAAGATTCTATTGCACTCTCTTACATAAAATCCACTAATGAAATCAATTCAAAATCCTTTAGCTCGAAGGTAACATATATTGATTATGATGCAGACAGTGATGAAGACAAAATTTTAGACTGGTGGGAGCAGCAGATTATTGATTATAGTCAAACTGATGAGATAACCAGTTTTGCGGATGTCCTGCCCGAAGATGACTTTGATGGGGACAACTTTTCCAATATGAAGGAATATCAAAAAGAGACAGACCCGACCGATCCAGATTCACATCCGCCAAGGACCATGCCATGGCTTATGTTACTGCTGGATGATTAG
- the tkt gene encoding transketolase — MSKGQFFKNDKIHNTCVNTIRTLAMDAVQKANSGHPGAPMGLASPAYLLWSEIMRHNPENPTWFNRDRFVLSGGHASMLLYSLLHLTGYGLTIEELKNFRQLGSKTPGHPEFGHTVGVETTTGPLGQGFTNAVGMALAERHLASIYNQPGFDIVDHFTYVMCGDGDLMEGITSEAASFAGHMGLSRLICIYDDNGITIEGKTDLTFTEDVAKRFEAYNWHVQRVVDGNDLDAINDALENARDEKERPSIIIVKTHIAYGSPNKQDTSDAHGSPLGEEEIRLTKKNLGWPETESFYVPGEVTAHFKKCMENGKKAEAAWNNLFSSYKKAHTGLAETLMNAMNNKLGAEWESAMPDFPDPTVSIATRAASGKVLNAIAPKIPNLVGGSADLAPSNNTMITSSHDMQKGDYTGRNIRFGVREHAMGAILSGIALHKGLIPFGGTFLVFADYMRPSIRLAALMKQPVKYIFTHDSIAVGEDGPTHQPVEQIFSLRSIPGLIVIRPSDATETKEAWRFAIKTTDRPVALILSRQNLPVIDRKKYGHAEGLAKGAYILADTDGTPDVIIIATGSEVNISLAAKDKLLEKGIKARVVSMPSIELFNENPREYRDKVLPPDVKNRVVVEAGLSMGWERYAGEKGVIIGIDTFGASAPGGTVMKRFGFTAENIVEKAMGLLGK, encoded by the coding sequence ATGTCAAAGGGGCAATTCTTTAAAAACGATAAAATTCATAACACATGTGTAAACACCATAAGGACCCTTGCAATGGATGCGGTACAGAAGGCAAATTCAGGCCACCCCGGAGCGCCCATGGGGCTAGCCAGCCCTGCTTATCTCCTGTGGAGCGAAATCATGAGGCATAACCCTGAAAACCCAACATGGTTTAACAGGGACAGGTTTGTGCTGTCAGGGGGCCACGCATCCATGCTACTCTATAGCCTTCTGCATCTTACAGGTTACGGCCTTACCATAGAAGAGCTTAAAAACTTCAGGCAGCTCGGAAGCAAAACACCGGGGCACCCGGAATTCGGTCACACTGTTGGTGTTGAGACGACCACAGGCCCGCTCGGACAGGGTTTTACAAATGCCGTGGGCATGGCCCTTGCCGAAAGACACCTTGCATCAATATATAACCAGCCGGGTTTTGATATTGTTGACCACTTCACCTATGTGATGTGCGGGGATGGAGACCTTATGGAGGGGATAACCTCTGAGGCAGCCTCCTTTGCAGGTCACATGGGTCTGTCAAGGCTGATCTGCATATATGATGATAATGGCATCACTATTGAAGGCAAAACAGACCTCACCTTTACAGAGGATGTTGCTAAAAGGTTTGAGGCATATAACTGGCATGTGCAGAGGGTTGTTGATGGTAATGATCTTGATGCCATTAATGATGCACTAGAAAATGCCAGGGATGAAAAAGAGAGGCCATCTATCATTATTGTAAAGACACACATCGCCTATGGCAGCCCCAACAAGCAGGACACCTCTGATGCACATGGCTCCCCACTGGGTGAAGAAGAGATAAGGCTTACGAAAAAAAACCTTGGCTGGCCTGAGACAGAGAGCTTTTATGTGCCTGGCGAGGTAACCGCCCATTTTAAAAAATGTATGGAGAATGGTAAAAAGGCGGAAGCAGCATGGAACAACCTGTTTAGCTCCTATAAAAAGGCGCACACTGGTCTTGCAGAGACCTTAATGAATGCTATGAATAACAAACTAGGTGCTGAATGGGAAAGTGCCATGCCCGATTTTCCTGACCCAACCGTAAGCATTGCGACCAGGGCCGCCTCTGGAAAGGTACTGAATGCCATTGCCCCGAAGATACCAAACCTTGTAGGCGGTTCAGCAGACCTTGCGCCGTCAAACAATACCATGATCACATCATCACATGATATGCAGAAAGGGGATTATACCGGCCGCAATATCAGGTTCGGGGTAAGGGAACATGCAATGGGAGCAATCCTCTCCGGCATAGCCCTTCATAAGGGGCTCATACCTTTTGGCGGGACATTTTTAGTATTTGCAGATTATATGAGGCCATCCATAAGGCTTGCTGCCCTCATGAAACAGCCTGTCAAATATATCTTTACCCATGACAGTATTGCTGTGGGTGAAGATGGCCCAACCCATCAGCCTGTTGAGCAGATCTTTAGTTTAAGGTCTATCCCAGGGCTTATTGTTATTCGGCCTTCCGATGCGACTGAGACAAAAGAGGCGTGGAGGTTCGCCATAAAAACTACAGATAGGCCTGTAGCCCTTATCCTGAGCAGGCAGAATCTCCCGGTGATTGACAGAAAGAAATATGGCCATGCAGAGGGGCTTGCAAAAGGTGCATACATTCTTGCCGATACAGATGGAACACCCGATGTTATAATTATCGCAACAGGTTCTGAGGTTAATATCTCACTTGCCGCAAAGGATAAGCTTCTTGAAAAGGGTATTAAGGCCAGGGTAGTAAGCATGCCGAGTATTGAGCTCTTTAATGAAAATCCAAGGGAATACAGGGACAAGGTACTCCCTCCTGATGTTAAAAACCGTGTTGTAGTTGAGGCAGGGCTGTCAATGGGATGGGAGAGGTACGCTGGTGAAAAGGGTGTAATAATAGGTATAGATACCTTTGGCGCCTCAGCACCTGGCGGGACTGTAATGAAAAGATTCGGGTTCACCGCAGAAAATATTGTTGAAAAGGCGATGGGGCTTTTAGGAAAATAA
- a CDS encoding sodium ion-translocating decarboxylase subunit beta, which produces MLMGIVQTSGVANFQFNLIIMWIIGLLFMYLAIAKNFEPLLLLPIGFGIFIVNFPLVPLMGFTEEGHAQLLQFFYRYGLEWEIIPCVIFLGLGAMTDFGPLIANPKTLIIGAGAQLGVFVTFTGTILAGFTLKEAASVGIIGGADGPTTIYLTQHLAPQLLGANALAAYSYMAMVPLIQPPIMRLFTSQKERLIKMKQMRAVSRQEKIIFPLVTVAIIALLVPSVVPLMGMFMLGNLMKESGVVARLTDTAQNALMNIVTIFLGISVGATMHADAFLNPKPLFIFALGLVDFAVCTVGGILTVKIMNLFLKEKINPLIGSAGVSAVPMSARVSELEGIKYDKKNHLLMHAMSPNLAGVIGSSAAAGMFIAMFN; this is translated from the coding sequence ATGCTTATGGGCATTGTTCAAACAAGCGGGGTGGCCAATTTTCAGTTCAACCTGATTATCATGTGGATAATAGGCCTTCTTTTTATGTATCTGGCTATTGCCAAAAATTTTGAGCCGCTATTACTGCTGCCAATCGGGTTCGGTATCTTTATTGTGAATTTCCCACTGGTGCCTTTGATGGGTTTTACAGAAGAGGGGCATGCCCAGTTGCTGCAATTTTTCTATCGTTACGGTCTTGAGTGGGAGATCATACCCTGCGTAATATTCCTTGGTCTTGGCGCCATGACCGATTTTGGCCCGCTAATAGCCAATCCCAAGACCCTTATCATAGGGGCTGGCGCTCAACTCGGGGTGTTTGTCACATTTACCGGAACAATACTGGCAGGCTTTACACTTAAAGAGGCCGCATCAGTCGGTATTATTGGTGGTGCAGATGGCCCTACAACAATATACCTTACGCAGCATCTTGCGCCCCAGCTTCTGGGTGCAAACGCCCTTGCGGCATATTCATATATGGCTATGGTGCCCCTTATCCAGCCCCCTATCATGAGGCTTTTTACAAGCCAGAAGGAAAGGCTGATCAAGATGAAACAGATGAGGGCGGTTTCAAGACAGGAAAAGATTATTTTTCCCCTTGTTACAGTAGCAATTATTGCACTTCTGGTTCCATCGGTTGTCCCCCTGATGGGTATGTTTATGCTGGGTAACCTGATGAAGGAGAGCGGTGTGGTGGCAAGGCTTACTGATACGGCCCAGAATGCGCTCATGAATATTGTGACTATTTTTCTTGGTATTTCAGTTGGTGCAACTATGCATGCGGATGCCTTTTTGAACCCTAAACCGCTGTTTATCTTTGCCCTGGGGCTCGTAGATTTTGCCGTATGTACTGTGGGGGGCATTTTAACAGTTAAGATAATGAACCTTTTCCTGAAGGAAAAGATTAACCCGCTTATCGGTTCCGCGGGTGTCTCTGCTGTGCCCATGTCAGCGCGCGTATCAGAGCTTGAAGGCATTAAATATGACAAGAAAAACCACCTGCTCATGCATGCAATGAGCCCGAACCTGGCAGGTGTTATAGGTTCATCAGCAGCAGCAGGCATGTTTATAGCCATGTTTAATTAA
- a CDS encoding acetyl-CoA carboxylase biotin carboxyl carrier protein subunit yields the protein MSEIIAPMGGKVLDVKVKPGDKVTEDDEVLILEAMKMELPVVTPYTGTVKEVKCKNGDTVEADAVLVTVE from the coding sequence GTGAGTGAAATAATCGCACCCATGGGCGGCAAGGTATTGGATGTAAAGGTAAAACCTGGAGATAAGGTTACCGAAGATGACGAGGTATTGATCCTTGAGGCAATGAAGATGGAATTACCGGTAGTTACACCCTACACCGGTACCGTAAAAGAGGTAAAATGCAAGAACGGTGATACGGTTGAGGCAGATGCTGTTCTGGTTACTGTAGAATAA
- a CDS encoding type II secretion system F family protein has product MPQMYIWVAETKRGRKLKGELEAASEQIAMSQLRKRNLKVLKLKPKPKDIFENVAFMQPKVTNKDLVIFTRQFSTMIDAGLPLVQGLNILAEQADNPKFRSILKQITKDVEGGSTLAEAMKKHPKVFNELFVNLIAAGEVGGILDTILQRLATFIEKAAELKSKIKGALTYPIVVVCIAFIVIAVILIFVIPVFQDMFASFGSALPAPTQIVVNMSDFMKGNIHWVILGIAALAFAFKQYRNTKGGRKTTDNIALKLPIFGDLLKKTAVARFTRTLGTMLSSGVPILDSLEIVAKTAGNVVIEEIIYEVRGSIAEGQTIAEPLSENDIFPGMVIQMISVGEATGALDTMLEKIADFYDKEVDAAVDALTAMLEPLLMLFLGGAIGGLVVAMYLPIFSMAGAVG; this is encoded by the coding sequence ATGCCCCAAATGTACATATGGGTTGCCGAGACTAAAAGAGGCAGAAAACTTAAGGGTGAGCTGGAGGCCGCATCTGAACAGATTGCAATGTCCCAGTTAAGGAAAAGAAACCTTAAGGTCTTGAAGCTTAAACCAAAACCCAAGGATATCTTTGAAAATGTCGCCTTTATGCAGCCAAAGGTAACAAACAAGGATTTAGTCATCTTTACCAGGCAGTTTTCCACAATGATCGATGCGGGGCTTCCCCTTGTTCAGGGGCTTAATATCCTGGCTGAACAGGCTGACAACCCCAAGTTCAGGTCTATCCTGAAACAGATTACAAAGGATGTTGAAGGGGGTTCAACACTTGCGGAGGCGATGAAGAAGCACCCCAAGGTATTTAATGAGCTGTTTGTGAACCTTATTGCGGCAGGCGAGGTTGGCGGTATACTTGATACCATACTACAGCGTCTCGCGACATTCATTGAAAAGGCAGCCGAACTTAAATCAAAGATCAAAGGCGCCCTTACATACCCGATTGTTGTTGTATGTATCGCCTTTATTGTTATTGCTGTTATCCTTATATTTGTTATCCCTGTTTTCCAGGATATGTTCGCGAGCTTTGGTTCTGCCCTGCCTGCACCCACTCAGATCGTCGTAAATATGAGTGATTTCATGAAGGGCAATATTCACTGGGTAATTCTGGGGATTGCTGCTCTTGCATTTGCCTTTAAACAATACAGGAACACAAAGGGAGGCAGGAAGACCACTGATAACATAGCCCTGAAACTGCCTATCTTTGGGGATCTCTTAAAGAAGACCGCAGTTGCACGGTTTACAAGGACACTCGGCACCATGCTCTCGAGCGGTGTGCCTATCCTTGATTCCCTTGAAATAGTCGCAAAAACAGCAGGTAATGTTGTTATTGAAGAGATTATCTATGAGGTTAGGGGGAGCATAGCTGAAGGCCAGACCATTGCTGAGCCGCTCTCTGAAAATGATATCTTCCCCGGAATGGTTATTCAGATGATATCTGTCGGTGAGGCGACAGGCGCACTTGATACAATGCTTGAAAAGATAGCCGATTTTTATGACAAAGAGGTTGATGCCGCTGTTGATGCCTTAACCGCTATGCTGGAACCGCTCCTCATGCTGTTTTTAGGCGGGGCTATCGGTGGACTCGTAGTTGCAATGTACCTGCCTATCTTCTCAATGGCAGGAGCTGTTGGCTAG
- a CDS encoding PAS domain S-box protein, which produces MVDTDPDTGQTELKGRLQKLMLLRLLFVSVLLGVSIFLQVRKTETYFGDIQTFHYLLIATIYFLTFVYIIFLKALKNLVRQAYLQLIFDSFFITAIVYATGGIGSIFSFLYILNIINASIILYRKGGMVIASSCSILYGLLLDLHYYGVIDPPGPGYDYPFEYQPSNIFFIIVVNIAAFYIVAFLSSFPSEQAKKSRAELREKEQDISKLEALNEWILSSIASGLIVTDEQKRVIRLNPAAEKIFSLAGKDIRGKMISDILKLSNGFLDATALEDKSASDAPYSYSDFNYKNKLGETLSLRLSKSPLIIPDTDQKGNILLFQDVTEMKRIEKEIKRIEGLALVGELAAGIAHEIRNPMASISGSIQMLKEEMDTNAVNKRLMGIILREIDRLNHLINDFLKFARPKPFEMRRFHLNELITESLELIKNSGRWKKNIMLKTDLNSNDLMFSDPEQIRQVIWNVLLNAADALPERGFMHITTGRVKGEGPDGIMQDMVEIVFRDSGKGFSEKAMVHMFSPFFTTKEGGSGLGLAMVKQIVEGLKGSISGRNHPEGGAEIIVRLKVQ; this is translated from the coding sequence ATGGTCGATACAGACCCTGATACCGGTCAGACTGAACTGAAAGGGAGGCTTCAGAAGCTTATGCTTCTGAGACTCCTTTTTGTATCTGTTTTGCTTGGTGTATCCATATTTCTGCAGGTAAGGAAGACAGAGACCTATTTCGGTGATATCCAGACATTCCATTATCTTCTTATTGCGACAATATATTTCCTGACGTTTGTTTATATAATTTTTTTAAAGGCACTTAAGAATCTTGTCAGGCAGGCATATCTGCAGCTTATTTTTGATTCCTTTTTTATTACCGCTATCGTCTATGCAACCGGCGGCATCGGGAGTATCTTTTCATTCCTTTATATACTAAACATAATCAATGCGAGTATTATTCTATACCGCAAGGGGGGCATGGTAATCGCAAGCAGTTGCAGTATATTATACGGGCTGCTCCTTGATCTACATTATTATGGTGTTATTGACCCTCCTGGCCCGGGCTATGATTATCCTTTTGAGTATCAGCCATCAAATATCTTTTTTATTATAGTGGTAAATATTGCCGCCTTTTATATAGTAGCCTTTTTAAGCAGCTTCCCCTCCGAGCAGGCGAAAAAGAGCAGGGCAGAGCTTAGAGAAAAGGAACAAGACATCTCCAAACTTGAGGCGCTTAATGAATGGATCTTGAGCAGCATTGCATCGGGGCTCATAGTAACAGATGAGCAGAAGAGAGTAATACGCCTTAATCCCGCAGCAGAAAAGATATTCAGCCTTGCAGGCAAGGATATCAGGGGTAAAATGATATCGGATATCCTTAAGTTATCAAATGGATTCCTTGATGCTACTGCTCTTGAAGATAAATCTGCTTCAGACGCTCCTTATAGTTACAGTGATTTTAATTATAAGAATAAGTTGGGGGAGACACTTTCACTCAGGCTCTCCAAGTCTCCTTTGATCATACCTGATACAGACCAGAAGGGGAACATCCTCCTTTTCCAGGATGTAACAGAGATGAAACGGATAGAAAAGGAGATAAAAAGGATCGAAGGGCTGGCCCTTGTTGGTGAGCTTGCAGCAGGGATTGCCCATGAAATCCGGAATCCAATGGCCTCCATAAGCGGCTCAATACAGATGCTTAAAGAAGAGATGGATACCAATGCGGTAAATAAAAGGCTTATGGGGATCATTTTAAGAGAGATAGACAGGCTGAATCACCTTATTAATGATTTTTTAAAATTTGCTAGGCCAAAACCCTTTGAGATGCGGAGATTTCATCTGAATGAATTGATAACCGAATCCCTTGAGCTTATTAAAAACAGCGGCAGGTGGAAGAAAAATATAATGTTAAAGACTGATTTAAACAGTAATGACCTGATGTTTTCAGATCCTGAACAAATAAGACAGGTGATCTGGAATGTCCTTCTTAATGCAGCAGATGCTTTACCTGAAAGGGGTTTTATGCATATAACCACAGGCAGGGTTAAGGGTGAAGGCCCCGATGGTATTATGCAGGATATGGTAGAGATAGTGTTCAGGGATTCAGGCAAAGGTTTCAGTGAAAAGGCCATGGTACACATGTTCTCTCCATTTTTTACTACAAAGGAGGGAGGTTCAGGGCTTGGGCTCGCAATGGTGAAGCAGATAGTAGAGGGGCTTAAAGGTTCAATAAGCGGAAGAAATCATCCTGAAGGAGGGGCTGAGATAATTGTCCGCCTTAAGGTGCAATAA
- a CDS encoding TIGR03960 family B12-binding radical SAM protein, which produces MDFLNKDYLLKVSKPSRYIGHEVNAVIKDHKAVDVTVALAFPDVYEVGMSHLGLKILYGILNSHEWIAAERVFSPWPDMEDELRKKSIPLSTLESDTPLNSFDVVGISLQHELCYTNILTMLNLAGIPFLSSERDDSYPLIVGGGPACFNPEPVADIFDAILIGDGEEAVIELCRVIRDAKKRKKGKRYILDEMSRIKGFYIPSFFKPHYDTDNRFASMEPLVKGYERVEKVIIADMNRAFFPVDQVVPCAQLIHDRLAIEISRGCTRGCRFCQAGIIYRPVRERTPGDIIDLADRALNSTGFSEISLLSLSAGDYSFIASLLKELMDRQAEKKVAVSLPSLRIDSIDPAWFDEIKRVRKTGFTLAPEAGTDRLRRIINKTLTNDEIIKTARDVYSAGWKLIKLYFMIGLPGETEDDLYGIIDLARKVAACARSKGKKEVLNISVAAFVPKSHTPFMWEPQIGSEESMRRINVIRDAFQGPFIRVKWNQPEISWLEGMFSRGDRRLLYPLIRAWERGARFDAWSEYLNLGLWKECFMESQIDPAYYLHRRRGMDEKLPWGHISSGVSLEYLKEEYENCLKEITTPDCRKGCLECGVCDFNEIRPRINSEWSLTEKRGGGSISPDAARQKSRLRVTFTKRGPAGFASHLELIKLLTRSFKRTGLDIVFSEGFHPMPKLSFACALPVGTESLCETLDMELYGPVNPEQVKEDLNHNLPEGVRILDVRDITGISKGMAIKESHYHMGVSGIKIDRELLEDFINSDSFEIIKRSDKGVKKIDARKMVKSIGFISDSMLELIVTHTDGPELKPSGIIAEIFRINPEEIYRIKVLKVKQITG; this is translated from the coding sequence ATGGATTTTTTGAATAAAGATTATTTACTGAAGGTATCAAAACCCAGCAGGTATATCGGGCATGAGGTAAATGCGGTAATAAAGGATCATAAAGCAGTTGATGTTACTGTTGCGCTCGCCTTTCCTGATGTGTACGAAGTGGGGATGTCACATCTGGGATTAAAGATTCTGTATGGAATTTTAAACAGCCATGAATGGATTGCTGCTGAAAGGGTATTCTCACCATGGCCTGATATGGAAGATGAATTGAGGAAAAAGAGTATCCCCCTCTCCACACTGGAGTCTGACACACCTCTAAATTCATTTGATGTTGTCGGGATAAGCCTGCAGCATGAGCTTTGCTACACCAATATCCTTACAATGTTGAATCTTGCGGGCATACCATTTTTATCGTCTGAAAGGGATGACTCTTATCCATTGATTGTAGGAGGCGGGCCAGCCTGTTTTAATCCTGAGCCTGTGGCGGATATCTTTGATGCAATATTGATAGGAGACGGCGAGGAGGCTGTTATAGAGCTGTGCAGGGTTATCAGGGATGCAAAAAAGAGGAAAAAGGGAAAACGATATATCCTTGATGAAATGAGCAGGATAAAGGGCTTTTATATCCCCTCTTTCTTTAAACCCCATTATGACACAGATAACAGGTTCGCCAGCATGGAACCCCTTGTTAAGGGCTATGAGAGGGTTGAAAAGGTAATAATAGCGGACATGAACAGGGCATTTTTTCCTGTGGATCAGGTTGTGCCATGCGCCCAGCTTATACATGACCGGCTGGCTATTGAGATATCAAGGGGGTGCACAAGGGGATGCCGTTTCTGCCAGGCAGGCATTATTTACAGGCCTGTAAGGGAGCGGACCCCGGGTGATATCATTGACCTGGCTGACAGGGCCCTTAACTCCACAGGTTTTAGTGAGATATCCTTACTCTCATTGAGTGCCGGGGATTACAGCTTTATTGCCTCCCTGTTAAAGGAGCTTATGGACCGACAGGCAGAAAAAAAGGTGGCTGTAAGCCTACCCTCACTCAGGATAGACAGTATTGACCCTGCCTGGTTTGATGAGATAAAAAGGGTGAGAAAAACAGGTTTTACCCTGGCGCCTGAGGCAGGCACTGACAGGCTGAGGCGTATAATAAACAAGACGCTTACTAATGATGAGATAATAAAGACGGCCAGAGATGTGTACAGTGCAGGCTGGAAGCTGATAAAGTTATACTTCATGATCGGGCTCCCTGGTGAAACAGAGGATGATCTGTATGGTATTATTGATCTTGCCAGAAAGGTTGCCGCCTGTGCCAGGAGCAAGGGAAAGAAAGAGGTCTTGAATATCAGCGTTGCAGCATTTGTCCCGAAATCACATACCCCTTTTATGTGGGAGCCGCAGATAGGGTCTGAAGAGAGCATGAGGCGGATTAATGTGATACGTGATGCGTTTCAGGGACCTTTTATAAGGGTCAAGTGGAATCAGCCTGAGATAAGCTGGCTTGAAGGGATGTTTTCAAGGGGTGACCGCAGGCTTTTATATCCCCTGATCAGGGCATGGGAAAGGGGGGCAAGATTTGATGCATGGAGCGAATATTTAAATTTGGGCCTCTGGAAGGAGTGCTTCATGGAATCACAGATTGACCCGGCATATTATCTGCATCGCAGACGCGGTATGGATGAGAAGCTCCCCTGGGGACACATCTCGTCAGGTGTTTCATTAGAGTACCTTAAAGAGGAATATGAGAATTGCTTAAAGGAGATCACCACACCTGACTGCAGAAAGGGGTGCCTTGAATGTGGTGTATGTGATTTTAATGAGATCAGGCCGCGTATAAATTCTGAGTGGTCACTCACTGAAAAGAGGGGCGGTGGATCAATATCACCTGATGCTGCAAGGCAAAAATCAAGGCTCAGGGTAACCTTTACCAAGAGAGGCCCGGCAGGGTTTGCAAGCCATCTTGAACTGATCAAGCTTCTTACAAGGTCATTTAAAAGAACCGGGCTTGATATTGTGTTTTCAGAGGGGTTTCATCCCATGCCTAAACTTTCATTTGCCTGTGCATTACCGGTAGGGACCGAGAGCCTCTGTGAGACTTTAGATATGGAATTATATGGTCCTGTTAATCCTGAGCAGGTAAAAGAAGATCTGAACCACAACCTGCCCGAAGGAGTAAGGATATTGGATGTACGCGACATAACAGGCATATCAAAAGGCATGGCTATCAAGGAAAGTCATTATCACATGGGTGTTTCCGGTATTAAAATCGACCGGGAGTTACTTGAAGACTTCATAAACTCTGATAGTTTTGAGATCATCAAAAGGTCAGATAAGGGTGTTAAAAAGATAGATGCGAGAAAGATGGTTAAAAGTATCGGGTTTATTTCTGACAGTATGTTAGAGCTTATCGTTACACATACAGATGGACCGGAGCTTAAACCTTCCGGTATAATAGCAGAGATATTCAGGATAAACCCTGAAGAGATTTACAGGATAAAGGTCTTAAAGGTAAAACAGATAACAGGGTAA